From a region of the Salvelinus alpinus chromosome 2, SLU_Salpinus.1, whole genome shotgun sequence genome:
- the LOC139562335 gene encoding sodium- and chloride-dependent GABA transporter 2-like isoform X3, with protein sequence MYGGSHICATKMEETSLGQYTTQGSITCWRKICPLFEGLGYGGQVVVLYSSIYYIIILAWAFFYLFSSFSSELPWASCRNSWNTATCMEFDRRVVGHLNWTVAGNATSPVREFWERRVLNLTDSPNKLGSVRWELALCLLLSWILCYFCVWKGVKSTGKVVYFTATFPYLMLVVLLVRGLTLPGAIDGIKFYLYPDPARLTDPQVWMDAGTQIFYSYAICIGCLTALGSYNKYDNNCYKDCVYLCLLNSGTSFVAGFAIFSVLGFMAYEQGTDISTVAESGPGLAFIAYPRAVAMMPLPQLWAIFFFIMIILLGLDSEFVGLESLMTAISDMYPSFFLVGHRRKILLIIISAGSFFIGLVMVTEGGLYIFQLFDYYACSGMTLLLFAILQSVCISWVYGYICLLLDKVYSAEVQQHLSVSLVGFRRWLVVHSLLHPHGSSMDGVHRERHSWYTATETVHPHHAVRGSPHDQGPEEFPPGQAVRAGQTPGGHGDTSLGPQPPRQRHWPPVETLTPSLSHHPYRTRDKQVQPVTQGPDINNTNTSRCVTETYVTLRLV encoded by the exons ATGTATGGAGGTTCCCATATCTGTGCTACAAAAATGGAGGAG ACCTCCCTGGGCCAGTACACCACGCAGGGCAGCATCACCTGCTGGAGGAAGATCTGCCCCCTGTTTGAAG gacTGGGTTATGGTGGTCAGGTGGTGGTTCTATATTCCAGCATCTATTACATCATCATTCTAGCCTGGGCCTTCTTCTACCTCTTCTCCTCATTCAGCTCTGAGCTCCCCTGGgccagttgtagaaacagctgGAACACAG CAACCTGCATGGAGTTTGACAGAAGAGTAGTGGGACATCTAAATTGGACAGTAGCAGGAAACGCAACGTCGCCAGTGAGAGAGTTCTGGGA GAGAAGAGTTTTGAATCTCACAGACAGTCCAAACAAGCTAGGCAGTGTTCGCTGGGAGCTGGCTCTGTGTCTTCTACTGTCATGGATTCTCTGTTACTTCTGTGTCTGGAAAGGAGTGAAGTCTACTGGGAAG gtgGTCTACTTCACTGCCACCTTCCCCTATCTGATGCTGGTGGTGTTGCTGGTCCGTGGACTCACACTGCCGGGGGCAATAGATGGTATCAAGTTCTACCTCTACCCAGACCCAGCCCGCCTCACGGACCCACAG GTGTGGATGGATGCTGGAACACAAATCTTCTATTCCTATGCTATCTGCATCGGCTGTCTGACTGCTCTTGGCAGCTACAACAAATATGACAACAACTGTTACAA GGACTGTGTGTACCTGTGCCTGTTGAACAGTGGAACCAGCTTTGTGGCCGGTTTTGCGATCTTCTCTGTTCTGGGCTTCATGGCTTATGAACAAGGGACAGACATCTCAACGGTGGCCGAATCAG GTCCTGGCCTGGCATTCATCGCCTACCCTCGTGCCGTGGCCATGATGCCATTACCCCAGCTTTGGGCCATCTTCTTCTTCATCATGATAATCCTACTGGGGTTAGACAGTGAG TTTGTAGGTCTGGAGTCTTTGATGACAGCTATCTCAGACATGTATCCCTCCTTCTTCCTGGTTGGCCATCGGCGTAaaatcctcctcatcatcatcagtgCGGGTAGCTTCTTCATCGGCCTGGTCATGGtcacagag GGAGGCCTGTATATCTTCCAGCTGTTTGATTACTATGCCTGCAGTGGGATGACTCTGCTTCTCTTCGCTATACTACAGTCAGTGTGTATCAGCTGGGTTTATG GCTACATTTGTCTTCTCCTTGATAAAGTTTACTCCGCTGAAGTTCAACAACACCTTTCAGTATCCTTGGTGGGGTTCCGCCGTTGGCTGGTGGTtcactctctcctccaccctcatgGTTCCTCTATGGATGGTGTACATCGTGAGCGTCACTCCTGGTACACTGCGACAG AGACTGTCCATCCTCACCACGCCGTCAGAGGATCTCCCCATGACCAAGGCCCAGAAGAATTCCCACCTGGCCAAGCAGTCAGAGCAGGACAGACCCCTGGGGGACATGGAGACACCAGCCTGGGACCACAACCTCCTAGACAGAGACACTGGCCCCCTGTAGAGACACTGACCCCCTCTCTCAGCCACCATCCCTATAGGACTAGAGATAAGCAGGTCCAGCCAGTCACTCAAGGTCCTGACATAAACAATACAAATACTTCCCGTTGTGTAACAGAGACTTATGTGACCCTTCGCTTGGTCTGA
- the LOC139562335 gene encoding sodium- and chloride-dependent GABA transporter 2-like isoform X1, producing the protein MEKHNDPNLRFNKLSQQEMGLVHPVPVPSTQTRGQWSSKLEFLLAVAGQIIGLGNVWRFPYLCYKNGGGVFFIPYVLFLFTCGIPLFLLETSLGQYTTQGSITCWRKICPLFEGLGYGGQVVVLYSSIYYIIILAWAFFYLFSSFSSELPWASCRNSWNTATCMEFDRRVVGHLNWTVAGNATSPVREFWERRVLNLTDSPNKLGSVRWELALCLLLSWILCYFCVWKGVKSTGKVVYFTATFPYLMLVVLLVRGLTLPGAIDGIKFYLYPDPARLTDPQVWMDAGTQIFYSYAICIGCLTALGSYNKYDNNCYKDCVYLCLLNSGTSFVAGFAIFSVLGFMAYEQGTDISTVAESGPGLAFIAYPRAVAMMPLPQLWAIFFFIMIILLGLDSEFVGLESLMTAISDMYPSFFLVGHRRKILLIIISAGSFFIGLVMVTEGGLYIFQLFDYYACSGMTLLLFAILQSVCISWVYGYICLLLDKVYSAEVQQHLSVSLVGFRRWLVVHSLLHPHGSSMDGVHRERHSWYTATETVHPHHAVRGSPHDQGPEEFPPGQAVRAGQTPGGHGDTSLGPQPPRQRHWPPVETLTPSLSHHPYRTRDKQVQPVTQGPDINNTNTSRCVTETYVTLRLV; encoded by the exons ATGGAGAAGCATAATGATCCCAATTTGAGGTTCAATAAGCTTTCCCAGCAGGAGATGGGTCTGGTCCATCCTGTCCCTGTGCCAAGCACCCAGACCAGGGGACAGTGGTCCAGCAAGCTGGAGTTCCTCCTGGCTGTAGCCGGACAGATCATAGGCTTGGGGAATGTATGGAGGTTCCCATATCTGTGCTACAAAAATGGAGGAG GGGTGTTCTTCATCCCTTATGTGCTCTTTCTGTTCACCTGTGGCATTCCACTCTTTCTCCTGGAGACCTCCCTGGGCCAGTACACCACGCAGGGCAGCATCACCTGCTGGAGGAAGATCTGCCCCCTGTTTGAAG gacTGGGTTATGGTGGTCAGGTGGTGGTTCTATATTCCAGCATCTATTACATCATCATTCTAGCCTGGGCCTTCTTCTACCTCTTCTCCTCATTCAGCTCTGAGCTCCCCTGGgccagttgtagaaacagctgGAACACAG CAACCTGCATGGAGTTTGACAGAAGAGTAGTGGGACATCTAAATTGGACAGTAGCAGGAAACGCAACGTCGCCAGTGAGAGAGTTCTGGGA GAGAAGAGTTTTGAATCTCACAGACAGTCCAAACAAGCTAGGCAGTGTTCGCTGGGAGCTGGCTCTGTGTCTTCTACTGTCATGGATTCTCTGTTACTTCTGTGTCTGGAAAGGAGTGAAGTCTACTGGGAAG gtgGTCTACTTCACTGCCACCTTCCCCTATCTGATGCTGGTGGTGTTGCTGGTCCGTGGACTCACACTGCCGGGGGCAATAGATGGTATCAAGTTCTACCTCTACCCAGACCCAGCCCGCCTCACGGACCCACAG GTGTGGATGGATGCTGGAACACAAATCTTCTATTCCTATGCTATCTGCATCGGCTGTCTGACTGCTCTTGGCAGCTACAACAAATATGACAACAACTGTTACAA GGACTGTGTGTACCTGTGCCTGTTGAACAGTGGAACCAGCTTTGTGGCCGGTTTTGCGATCTTCTCTGTTCTGGGCTTCATGGCTTATGAACAAGGGACAGACATCTCAACGGTGGCCGAATCAG GTCCTGGCCTGGCATTCATCGCCTACCCTCGTGCCGTGGCCATGATGCCATTACCCCAGCTTTGGGCCATCTTCTTCTTCATCATGATAATCCTACTGGGGTTAGACAGTGAG TTTGTAGGTCTGGAGTCTTTGATGACAGCTATCTCAGACATGTATCCCTCCTTCTTCCTGGTTGGCCATCGGCGTAaaatcctcctcatcatcatcagtgCGGGTAGCTTCTTCATCGGCCTGGTCATGGtcacagag GGAGGCCTGTATATCTTCCAGCTGTTTGATTACTATGCCTGCAGTGGGATGACTCTGCTTCTCTTCGCTATACTACAGTCAGTGTGTATCAGCTGGGTTTATG GCTACATTTGTCTTCTCCTTGATAAAGTTTACTCCGCTGAAGTTCAACAACACCTTTCAGTATCCTTGGTGGGGTTCCGCCGTTGGCTGGTGGTtcactctctcctccaccctcatgGTTCCTCTATGGATGGTGTACATCGTGAGCGTCACTCCTGGTACACTGCGACAG AGACTGTCCATCCTCACCACGCCGTCAGAGGATCTCCCCATGACCAAGGCCCAGAAGAATTCCCACCTGGCCAAGCAGTCAGAGCAGGACAGACCCCTGGGGGACATGGAGACACCAGCCTGGGACCACAACCTCCTAGACAGAGACACTGGCCCCCTGTAGAGACACTGACCCCCTCTCTCAGCCACCATCCCTATAGGACTAGAGATAAGCAGGTCCAGCCAGTCACTCAAGGTCCTGACATAAACAATACAAATACTTCCCGTTGTGTAACAGAGACTTATGTGACCCTTCGCTTGGTCTGA
- the LOC139562335 gene encoding sodium- and chloride-dependent GABA transporter 2-like isoform X2, protein MEKHNDPNLRFNKLSQQEMGLVHPVPVPSTQTRGQWSSKLEFLLAVAGQIIGLGNVWRFPYLCYKNGGGVFFIPYVLFLFTCGIPLFLLETSLGQYTTQGSITCWRKICPLFEGLGYGGQVVVLYSSIYYIIILAWAFFYLFSSFSSELPWASCRNSWNTATCMEFDRRVVGHLNWTVAGNATSPVREFWERRVLNLTDSPNKLGSVRWELALCLLLSWILCYFCVWKGVKSTGKVVYFTATFPYLMLVVLLVRGLTLPGAIDGIKFYLYPDPARLTDPQVWMDAGTQIFYSYAICIGCLTALGSYNKYDNNCYKDCVYLCLLNSGTSFVAGFAIFSVLGFMAYEQGTDISTVAESGPGLAFIAYPRAVAMMPLPQLWAIFFFIMIILLGLDSEFVGLESLMTAISDMYPSFFLVGHRRKILLIIISAGSFFIGLVMVTEGGLYIFQLFDYYACSGMTLLLFAILQSVCISWVYGADRLYDNIEDMIGYRPLPIIKYCLKYVTPVICTATFVFSLIKFTPLKFNNTFQYPWWGSAVGWWFTLSSTLMVPLWMVYIVSVTPGTLRQRLSILTTPSEDLPMTKAQKNSHLAKQSEQDRPLGDMETPAWDHNLLDRDTGPL, encoded by the exons ATGGAGAAGCATAATGATCCCAATTTGAGGTTCAATAAGCTTTCCCAGCAGGAGATGGGTCTGGTCCATCCTGTCCCTGTGCCAAGCACCCAGACCAGGGGACAGTGGTCCAGCAAGCTGGAGTTCCTCCTGGCTGTAGCCGGACAGATCATAGGCTTGGGGAATGTATGGAGGTTCCCATATCTGTGCTACAAAAATGGAGGAG GGGTGTTCTTCATCCCTTATGTGCTCTTTCTGTTCACCTGTGGCATTCCACTCTTTCTCCTGGAGACCTCCCTGGGCCAGTACACCACGCAGGGCAGCATCACCTGCTGGAGGAAGATCTGCCCCCTGTTTGAAG gacTGGGTTATGGTGGTCAGGTGGTGGTTCTATATTCCAGCATCTATTACATCATCATTCTAGCCTGGGCCTTCTTCTACCTCTTCTCCTCATTCAGCTCTGAGCTCCCCTGGgccagttgtagaaacagctgGAACACAG CAACCTGCATGGAGTTTGACAGAAGAGTAGTGGGACATCTAAATTGGACAGTAGCAGGAAACGCAACGTCGCCAGTGAGAGAGTTCTGGGA GAGAAGAGTTTTGAATCTCACAGACAGTCCAAACAAGCTAGGCAGTGTTCGCTGGGAGCTGGCTCTGTGTCTTCTACTGTCATGGATTCTCTGTTACTTCTGTGTCTGGAAAGGAGTGAAGTCTACTGGGAAG gtgGTCTACTTCACTGCCACCTTCCCCTATCTGATGCTGGTGGTGTTGCTGGTCCGTGGACTCACACTGCCGGGGGCAATAGATGGTATCAAGTTCTACCTCTACCCAGACCCAGCCCGCCTCACGGACCCACAG GTGTGGATGGATGCTGGAACACAAATCTTCTATTCCTATGCTATCTGCATCGGCTGTCTGACTGCTCTTGGCAGCTACAACAAATATGACAACAACTGTTACAA GGACTGTGTGTACCTGTGCCTGTTGAACAGTGGAACCAGCTTTGTGGCCGGTTTTGCGATCTTCTCTGTTCTGGGCTTCATGGCTTATGAACAAGGGACAGACATCTCAACGGTGGCCGAATCAG GTCCTGGCCTGGCATTCATCGCCTACCCTCGTGCCGTGGCCATGATGCCATTACCCCAGCTTTGGGCCATCTTCTTCTTCATCATGATAATCCTACTGGGGTTAGACAGTGAG TTTGTAGGTCTGGAGTCTTTGATGACAGCTATCTCAGACATGTATCCCTCCTTCTTCCTGGTTGGCCATCGGCGTAaaatcctcctcatcatcatcagtgCGGGTAGCTTCTTCATCGGCCTGGTCATGGtcacagag GGAGGCCTGTATATCTTCCAGCTGTTTGATTACTATGCCTGCAGTGGGATGACTCTGCTTCTCTTCGCTATACTACAGTCAGTGTGTATCAGCTGGGTTTATG GTGCAGACCGTCTGTACGATAATATAGAGGACATGATTGGTTATCGACCATTACCCATCATTAAGTACTGTTTGAAGTATGTCACTCCAGTCATCTGCACT GCTACATTTGTCTTCTCCTTGATAAAGTTTACTCCGCTGAAGTTCAACAACACCTTTCAGTATCCTTGGTGGGGTTCCGCCGTTGGCTGGTGGTtcactctctcctccaccctcatgGTTCCTCTATGGATGGTGTACATCGTGAGCGTCACTCCTGGTACACTGCGACAG AGACTGTCCATCCTCACCACGCCGTCAGAGGATCTCCCCATGACCAAGGCCCAGAAGAATTCCCACCTGGCCAAGCAGTCAGAGCAGGACAGACCCCTGGGGGACATGGAGACACCAGCCTGGGACCACAACCTCCTAGACAGAGACACTGGCCCCCTGTAG